From the genome of Mixophyes fleayi isolate aMixFle1 chromosome 2, aMixFle1.hap1, whole genome shotgun sequence, one region includes:
- the LOC142140669 gene encoding uncharacterized protein LOC142140669: MTSSELRGRPFYCREWALQRLCHCLERMDGAPAPGILITGAPGAGKTALCTEILWPSSEAGRSSRLSSRVLAYHFCQAHTHASLNPHLFIQSLAQQLRHSPLISGYRGETSTETCKGDLNELFKRVVLFPLEAVPPPSQNLLLLVDSVDETCCCCHSDGSAAESRCSIAELLANHCELLPPWLLLVCSARRLNKSVTRMFTGFRRLCLDDLRKAHIVHDVQQYILCRLDKEEALRQHLTLDTAEMLNQLHIKSNGCFLYLERVLDGVSEGFIVLREIRHIPGTLNGLYLWLCQRLFSGRQFCQVQTLLNVILASSSSVLPAELHKAVWTKQMKGWSAEDFNRILESISMLLRPQNVPQNPLVLFHHSFSEWLLDVKYCTQKYLCNVAEGHSMLAMSLSTRAPDLKPTEVHQLARHLLLSDLRGLDHSHLALWLLWTEVPVSDCLASNIPLELEVLQLLLLARCKVDGDSVVEVSCALKKTLQQGGSVEMLIESGGGLNQRDRAGRTLLAAAAHAGNLEAVKLMISRGANLEVTDEDGQTPLGLAAHQGHLSVVQLLLEHGARYDHTDSREWTPLRSASWEGHTEVVEALLASGAQPDISGPDGRTALRSAAWGGHEGTVKALLKAGAEIDYADVEGRTPLMAAAYMGHHTVTKLLLEFGADVNKCDIEGRSALAVACLCVPAGHGHPELVSLLLEHGADPELQDKEGVTPLLVAAYEGQEEVAELLLEAGADPDRAGKGHITPLLAAASGGHAETVRVLLLWGAATDVTDTESKSALVLAAAAAGGEEAVRVLLDRGLNENHQDHLGWTPLHWAACEGRRNVCRALVEGGAKVGIRDSDGYSALLLASQEGHTGCVELLINRGSPVDHRGRDGMTALCFAALGGHKSTMELLLRKGADPDIKTSQGKPLLYLLALQGLTDMASVLLVNGADPEGRDPEERTALHASCWQGDWEMVKLLLAKGKANCNAFDKEGRTPLHCTAWRGHANIAHLLLENGAFTDAQCSQGATPLCIAAQEGHEELAKVLLEGKASPFHADHYNRTPIRVAGKGGHIAIVTLLEKHGVPSYQGPIGKTPEKESSRKEKIEASGDSWSTLSPVSTDSHSLDNSLKSSRGSILTSSTYHSQATVPMDILTFTQQVQQHSLPRSRSRQAIAITGMLDFHGLPGLTPTQQATSPTLHQSPTPLYELDKWEVVTRPGQNPRSLDHELKRNGILTNPKYGSPTYAHRKIGDNVHLQDRSGSLCSKTKDLNYSQNKTSSSGYSSSQAGTERDFCHKKTIHSPVKIKNTVHSPNKTGNPVHCHQIMGNPVYSPKKSNDPVTLSKTVEPVYPHKKTPNIITSPQRYEDKSCAAKKSADFLYSPRISGDTVHSPSKTKEHQYSPNKCGDQNCSPDRLNSPVISITTMDPQLHLKQAIKLQFEGRTCGFNYRKETPL, from the exons ATGACATCTAGTGAGCTGCGCGGTCGGCCCTTCTATTGCCGGGAATGGGCCCTCCAGAGGCTTTGTCACTGCTTGGAACGGATGGATGGAGCGCCGGCACCTGGTATTCTTATTACAGGGGCCCCAGGCGCAGGAAAAACTGCCCTGTGTACGGAGATCCTGTGGCCCTCGTCTGAGGCAGGACGGAGCTCCCGGCTCAGCTCCAGGGTTCTGGCATACCACTTCTGTCAGGCCCACACACATGCCAGCCTCAACCCGCATCTCTTCATTCAGAGCCTGGCGCAACAGCTGCGGCACAGCCCGCTTATCAGTGGGTACAGAGGAGAGACCAGCACCGAGACCTGTAAGGGAGACCTTAATGAATTATTCAAGAG AGTGGTCCTGTTTCCTCTGGAAGCTGTGCCGCCCCCCTCTCAGAATTTGTTGCTTCTCGTTGACTCAGTGGATGAGACGTGCTGCTGCTGTCACTCAGATGGCTCCGCTGCCGAGTCCAGGTGCAGCATTGCGGAGCTGCTGGCCAATCACTGTGAGCTGCTGCCCCCGTGGCTGCTACTTGTGTGCTCTGCGCGGAGGCTGAATAAGTCCGTCACCCGGATGTTCACAG GTTTTCGTAGACTGTGCTTGGATGACCTCCGCAAAGCCCACATTGTCCATGATGTTCAGCAGTACATCCTGTGCCGCCTAGACAAGGAAGAGGCTCTGCGACAGCATCTGACTCTCGACACTGCGGAGATGCTTAACCAGCTGCACATAAAGAGCAATGGCTGCTTCCTCTACCTGGAGCGAGTGCTGGATGGTGTCTCTGAAGGGTTCATTGTCCTCCGTGAAATCCGCCATATCCCTGGCACCTTGAATGGACTCTACTTATGGTTGTGCCAACGACTATTCTCTGGTCGGCAGTTCTGTCAGGTGCAGACACTGTTGAATGTCATCTTGGCTTCTTCATCTTCTGTTTTACCGGCTGAGCTACACAAGGCTGTGTGGACAAAACAAATGAAAGGCTGGAGTGCTGAGGACTTCAACAGGATTCTGGAATCCATTTCCATGCTGTTGCGTCCACAAAATGTTCCTCAAAATCCGTTGGTGCTCTTCCATCACAGCTTTTCAGAGTGGCTCCTGGATGTGAAATACTGTACTCAGAAATACTTGTGCAACGTAGCTGAGGGTCACAGTATGCTCGCCATGAGTTTATCAACACGAGCACCGGATTTGAAACCCACTGAGGTTCATCAACTAGCCAGACATCTTCTGCTGTCTGACCTCCGAGGGCTAGATCATTCGCACTTAGCTCTGTGGCTTTTGTGGACAGAGGTCCCTGTGTCGGACTGTTTGGCCTCTAACATTCCTCTAGAGTTGGAAGTATTACAGTTGCTTCTGCTAGCCAGGTGTAAAGTTGATGGTGATTCAGTTGTGGAGGTCTCATGCGCTCTGAAGAAAACTCTGCAGCAAGGTGGCTCTGTGGAAATGCTGATAGAGAGTGGAGGTGGTCTGAACCAGCGGGATAGAGCTGGAAGAACTCTGCttgctgctgcagcccatgccGGAAATCTGGAAGCTGTTAAGCTAATGATTTCCAGAGGTGCAAACCTGGAGGTCACAGACGAAGACGGGCAAACTCCTTTAGGATTGGCGGCCCACCAGGGACACCTGTCGGTGGTACAACTCCTTCTCGAACATGGTGCCCGCTATGACCACACTGACAGCCGTGAGTGGACCCCCTTGCGCTCTGCCTCTTGGGAAGGCCACACAGAGGTGGTAGAAGCACTACTTGCATCGGGAGCTCAGCCAGACATCTCTGGTCCCGATGGACGCACCGCGCTAAGGTCAGCTGCCTGGGGAGGTCATGAGGGTACTGTTAAGGCCTTGTTAAAAGCTGGGGCGGAGATAGACTATGCTGATGTGGAAGGAAGAACTCCTCTTATGGCAGCTGCATACATGGGTCATCATACAGTTACAAAACTGTTGCTGGAATTCGGAGCCGATGTGAATAAGTGTGATATAGAAGGACGTAGCGCCCTGGCTGTAGCCTGTCTGTGCGTGCCTGCTGGCCATGGGCATCCAGAACTGGTATCTCTTTTGTTGGAACACGGTGCAGATCCAGAGTTGCAAGACAAGGAGGGAGTAACGCCGTTACTGGTCGCTGCCTATGAGGGGCAGGAAGAAGTCGCAGAGCTTCTGCTGGAGGCTGGTGCTGACCCAGACAGGGCTGGAAAGGGACATATAACACCATTACTGGCAGCTGCCTCGGGGGGCCATGCTGAAACAGTGAGGGTCCTACTGCTTTGGGGTGCTGCCACCGATGTCACAGACACAGAAAGCAAGTCAGCGCtagttcttgcagctgctgcagctGGAGGAGAGGAGGCAGTAAGGGTGTTACTGGATAGGGGACTCAATGAGAATCACCAAGACCATTTGGGCTGGACACCACTGCACTGGGCAGCGTGTGAAGGAAGGAGAAATGTTTGCCGTGCCCTTGTAGAAGGAGGTGCTAAAGTGGGGATAAGAGACAGTGATGGGTACAGCGCTCTTCTCCTGGCATCTCAAGAAGGTCATACAGGCTGTGTAGAATTATTGATTAACAGAGGGTCTCCAGTAGACCACCGGGGCAGAGATGGGATGACAGCTTTGTGCTTTGCTGCTCTTGGGGGCCACAAAAGTACAATGGAATTACTGTTGAGGAAAGGTGCAGATCCTGATATTAAGACTAGTCAAGGCAAGCCACTCCTATACCTGTTGGCTCTGCAAGGGCTAACAGACATGGCGAGTGTTCTATTGGTCAATGGGGCTGACCCCGAGGGTAGGGACCCAGAAGAACGCACAGCTTTGCATGCCTCCTGCTGGCAGGGAGACTGGGAAATGGTTAAACTTCTTCTGGCTAAGGGTAAGGCCAATTGCAATGCCTTTGACAAAGAAGGGAGAACTCctttacactgtactgcttggAGAGGACATGCCAATATTGCCCACCTTCTATTAGAAAATGGGGCATTTACTGATGCACAGTGTTCCCAGGGAGCCACTCCACTCTGTATTGCAGCCCAAGAAGGACATGAAGAGCTGGCCAAAGTGTTGTTAGAAGGTAAAGCCAGCCCCTTCCATGCTGACCATTATAATCGTACCCCTATAAGAGTTGCAGGAAAAGGTGGACACATAGCAATAGTGACTCTTTTGGAAAAACATGGGGTTCCTTCATACCAAGGGCCTATTGGAAAGACTCCAGAAAAAGAGTCATCCAGAAAAGAGAAAATTGAAGCAAGCGGAGATAGTTGGTCTACACTTTCCCCAGTGTCAACAGATAGCCATTCACTTGACAACTCCCTGAAGAGTTCTAGAGGCTCTATTTTGACCTCATCCACCTACCATTCCCAGGCAACAGTCCCCATGGATATCCTGACTTTTACACAACAAGTCCAACAACATTCTCTTCCTCGCAGCCGTTCTCGCCAAGCTATTGCCATCACTGGCATGCTTGATTTCCATGGTCTTCCAGGCTTAACGCCGACTCAGCAGGCAACTTCACCTACCCTACATCAAAGTCCCACTCCACTTTATGAACTTGATAAATGGGAAGTGGTAACCAGGCCTGGTCAAAATCCAAGGTCTCTGGACCATGAATTAAAGAGGAATGGAATACTCACAAACCCAAAATACGGAAGTCCTACATACGCTCATCGCAAGATTGGTGACAATGTGCACCTTCAGGATAGGTCTGGGTCTCTTTGTAGCAAGACAAAAGACCTTAACTATAGCCAAAATAAAACCAGCAGCTCTGGCTATTCCTCAAGTCAAGCTGGCACCGAGAGGGACttctgccacaaaaagaccataCATTCCCCAGTGAAAATTAAGAATACTGTGCACAGCCCTAACAAAACTGGGAATCCTGTGCATTGTCACCAAATAATGGGGAACCCTGTGTACTCTCCAAAGAAATCTAATGATCCTGTGACCCTCTCCAAAACCGTAGAACCTGTATATCCTCACAAGAAAACACCTAACATTATAACCTCTCCTCAAAGGTATGAGGATAAATCATGTGCTGCCAAAAAATCTGCAGACTTTTTGTACTCTCCTAGAATATCTGGAGACACTGTACATTCCCCGAGTAAGACTAAGGAACACCAGTACTCTCCAAATAAGTGTGGGGACCAAAACTGCTCACCAGATAGACTGAACTCTCCCGTTATTTCCATCACCACCATGGACCCACAGCTGCACCTCAAACAGGCCATCAAACTGCAGTTCGAGGGGCGTACATGTGGATTCAACTACAGAAAGGAGACACCACTCTGA